A window from Fragaria vesca subsp. vesca linkage group LG5, FraVesHawaii_1.0, whole genome shotgun sequence encodes these proteins:
- the LOC101306241 gene encoding two-component response regulator-like APRR1-like, with protein sequence MEECKQMTGQAKSRNSGTSIDRSRVKILLCDRDAESCEEVSTLLTACCYQGTFSVTVISVSSAVKVVDALDAEWSSIDIILAAVDLPLESSTAMLKYIMQDRHFKCIPVIILSTNQESSFLLNFLRLGATDYLVKPLCIDEILNLWMHSWRQPKVLDWLPQNNFQTSGQENSNIFVCNDTDEEFLENTMQKLYVSKRNLKE encoded by the exons ATGGAGGAGTGCAAGCAGATGACAGGCCAAGCTAAGAGCAGGAACAGTGGAACTTCCATTGATCGTAGTCGAGTAAAAATTTTGTTGTGTGACCGCGACGCTGAGAGTTGTGAAGAGGTTTCAACACTACTGACAGCATGCTGTTATCAGG GTACCTTTTCTGTAACAGTAATATCAGTTAGCTCAGCTGTGAAGGTTGTGGATGCTCTCGATGCAGAGTGGTCTTCCATTGATATTATACTTGCTGCAGTCGACCTCCCACTAGAATCAAGCACTGCGATGCTGAAGTATATCATGCAAGATAGACATTTCAAATGTATTCCAGTAATCA TACTGTCAACAAACCAAGAGTCCTCTTTTCTTCTCAATTTCTTAAGATTGGGCGCAACCGATTACCTGGTCAAGCCATTATGCATCGATGAGATACTGAACTTGTGGATGCACAGCTGGAGGCAGCCTAAG GTACTTGACTGGTTGCCACAGAACAACTTCCAAACTTCAGGTCAAGAGAACAGCAATATCTTTGTCTGTAATGACACCGATGAGGAGTTCCTAGAGAATACGATGCAAAAGTTGTATGTATCAAAAAGGAACTTGAAAGAATAG